The region ataataataataataaatcattaacataaatgaaaaaacaaaaaaattgatctTTTGATCATCGAATTCAGAAAAATTATATGTCGATCTATCGATTCGAGTCATTCGACTTTCAAAAAAAAGTACATGTATGTAATATTTTGAATTAGCGCCATCTTTGATGCATGAATCTGAATTGCTGTTTAGCAGAGAAGGAACAAAAAAGAATATGTTatcttcattttttggcatttgGAAAAAATAAAGAGTTGATAACGAAACGACAGTGATATGGTTAAAAAAGTACGAACTGAACCGAAGATAAAAGAAGAGAATTTTGTTTCCATATCTTTATGCTGCATCTAATCTAACACAAGAGTTTTTGCAGATTAATAAATTGACAAGAGAGTTGAGTTCCTGTACAAATTATTGAAGAACAATTgtaaaattattaaagaaataGACTGTGAAAAGGAATTAATTCTGGTAAATTAATTTGCAAACAAAAACtttcctgttttttttttctttatatatattcCCCAAGATCAAAGTGAAATATCTTTCAACCCCTAAAAAGACATATATAGAAAGATATAGAGAATAAAATTCAGAGATACGAGGAAGCGGGAACCTGTTATACCTGAATCAAACTGATAAATTTGCTTCTATTTAatcagaattttattttttattatttttagctcggtttgattttatttgtaaaaaattgtttaattataGTATAAACCACACCGAAAAATCGAAATCAACTAAAAAATCTTGGAAACACGGTTAATTCGCTTTGGTTCAATTTGATAAAATCAACTTTGTTCAATCTACATTTctcatattttaataaattggccgagtttaatataataaagttaaaattattGGTTGGTTCTGTTTGAACCGAATGTACATCCTTATCTAGCCGAGTTTGACATATACAATATTttcatgattaaaaaaaaaaatgaacaaaattagccttttaaattttttattccttTTGAGAAATGCAATAACAACATATAAGTAAGGGTTTCACGAGGTTGTCAGAAATTGAGAAGTGAGGGAATGAGGAACCTGAGGTATCTTTGGTGTAGCATCTAGACACATACCTCCAAAACTCTATGTAATAAGATAATAGAGATGACGAGTAGATTGTGTTTTTTTCCTTCtttgttttgaaaatttcaAACAAGAAATAATTActcataaataaatattttatggaGCATTTCCCCCTCTTTTCTTACTTTATATTTGAGAATCTAATTCTTATTAAATATCTGAATTCAgtgataatataaattataactaGAAATGTGCATCCGTTGGTTCGATAGTATTTTAGtccttaaaaaatatttctcatCCGTTACTTTTTATACATTGTAGCATCGAAATTATAGAAAATCTAACATAATACTTTGATTGTTTATATTAGTGAAGCTAAGGGATTATATTGTTCGACTATGAAAGAAGAGTATTGCAAATGTGAATTATAATAAGTATTTCTACATAATAGGTTgctcaaatattaaaatcaatcaattttataagacaaattaaagttcaaaatgcaatttttttagCTTAATcaagatataaaaataattactactatctttttagattttaaaagatataaaaataaaataaaacaaaaattaaaagatacgACCTTTACCTCTACCTTTGccttcataaaaaataattaccaCTTCACTACAACCTCATTAGCTGGATATTAATCTCTTCTATTACTACCGTAcaaatttttcattatttaatcAAGTACAACTAATCAAGTATAATATTTAATCTTCtcttaaaaaaaagtatatttaatCTTCTTAATGACTATATATAATACGGTGAAAAAAGACCCATAACCTCTGCATCTAGCAGCGGCGTAGTTTTGTCATGTAATGCACATCTTCACGAGGTTATGCCAGTTTATGTTTTCCCTTTCATCTTTTCAAATCTTGCCGCTTTTTCACTTTTAACCTTATTTTAACcctcctcttcttctttttaCACTCCACAAATTtcacttttaagttttaaaacctttttattttcttcccCCTCATGTAATGGGCAGAGCTACGAGATGGTTTAAGGGCTTGTTTGGCATAAAAAGTAATACGTGCAGTAGTAGTGATAATAGTAAGGATGTTTTTGATAGAACTGGGTGTTGTTCAAGCAGAGATTCATGTGGTTTATGTCATAATCCGGCTACTATACCGCCTAATTTGTCTCCGGCGGAAGCTGCTTGGTTGAGGTCGATTTACAATGACTCTGAGAATGAGCAGAGCAAGCATGCTATTGCTGTGGCGGCTGCTACTGCTGCTGCCGCTGATGCGGCGGTTGCTGCTGCTCAAGCTGCAGTTGCTGTTGTCAGACTCACTAGTAATGGCAGAGGCACCATGTTTGGCGGTGGGCAGGAGAGATGGGCTGCTGTCAGGATTCAAACTGTCTTCAGAGGCTTTCTGGTGAGTTCTTGAGCTTGTCGAGATTTACTTTTACGCGTTTCGTTTCCGTTTACGAAAATGGTATCGCtccgaaactttatattttaataatttcttaTGAAAACAAATATCCTACTGTTTTCCGTTTTAGCATTtcggttttaatattttttttcgtgGAATAAGCGAAGAGCATAATTTTTCTTGACATTCTTGAACTTGTGGAGTTCTACATTTTCGTGTTGCGTTTCCGTTTTTGAAAATGTGGAGAACTCCGAACCTTGATGTTAATAACATAAATTATCGTATTATCACTTTCCGTTTCAGCTTTTTTCGTTTTAACATTTTGTAGCATAAATATTCTTGATATTCTTGAAATGGTAAACAGGCAAGAAAGGCATTGAGAGCTCTAAAAGGATTGGTGAAATTACAAGCACATTTGAGAGGCTATTTAGTGAGAAAACAAGCAACCGCCACACTCCATAGTATGCAAGCACTAATTAGAGCACAAGCTACAGCTCGTTCCCAAAGAGCAAGAAATCTCATCAAAACTGATACCAAATTCGAAATCGGAGCACGAAAATCCATGGTAGAATTAAAAATAACCTCAATTTTcaaatttcttttatattttatatcaaaaattagCTAATATGATCAATTCTTGAATTATCTTTTTTACAGGAGCGATTTGATGAAGCAAGAAATGAGTTGATTCACAGCAGAAGGCTATCAAATTCACTAGACCACACATTAATAAACAACCCAATTGATGAGTCTCCAAAAATAGTGGAGATTGATACTAGCGGGGGATATTATTGCAAGCCAAAATCAAGATCCCGTAGAACAAACACTTCGGTTTCAGATTTTAGCGACGAACCATTTTACCAAACTCTTTCGTCTCCACTTCCATCTCGAGTTCCTCCTCGTTTATCAATGCTCGACACCCGAAATTATCAAGATTGGGGTTTCATCGGGGACGAATGTAAGTTCTCTACAGCGCAGAGCACTCC is a window of Mercurialis annua linkage group LG2, ddMerAnnu1.2, whole genome shotgun sequence DNA encoding:
- the LOC126666789 gene encoding protein IQ-domain 26-like, whose translation is MGRATRWFKGLFGIKSNTCSSSDNSKDVFDRTGCCSSRDSCGLCHNPATIPPNLSPAEAAWLRSIYNDSENEQSKHAIAVAAATAAAADAAVAAAQAAVAVVRLTSNGRGTMFGGGQERWAAVRIQTVFRGFLARKALRALKGLVKLQAHLRGYLVRKQATATLHSMQALIRAQATARSQRARNLIKTDTKFEIGARKSMERFDEARNELIHSRRLSNSLDHTLINNPIDESPKIVEIDTSGGYYCKPKSRSRRTNTSVSDFSDEPFYQTLSSPLPSRVPPRLSMLDTRNYQDWGFIGDECKFSTAQSTPRFGGCNYNPPVTPAKSVSGDTFYYRNCPNYMANTKSFKAKVRSYSAPKQRPEASPKKRVSLNELMESRNSISGGVRMQRSNSQVQDAINFKNAVLGKLNRCTEQIARDDPEKHCLQRKW